In one Nitrososphaera sp. genomic region, the following are encoded:
- a CDS encoding HYR domain-containing protein — MIPFKLIAIAITALIVAGGTAATVLVPKSQSNGSDSTSGNSTPLSVLSSIPSGAGGLIIHSDGTAGSKAGSPSESQTTVQSGSENPAVRSNSTIGGDVSGVNETEKNSTSNIIGNVTQGDIGSENVTESSNITITGPAHGMMFVEATGPAGAKVSFDNINATDGFGQPLSPVCTPVTGSTFPLGTTRVTCSATDHHGRAASTAFDVIVRDTTAPSLVAPDDITALATGTLTKVSLGGPVVTDAVDSSPKVSNDAPPNGFPVGDTVVTWTATDSSGNTQTAQQLVTITNESSQTNANSSEPSTTDVPQLTLSGAYYNDTSSGRIFVGPATTFALGSTTGNASTVNHYRYYRSGDSGDLPDFANGSTFTVAGHDGEYVIEYYGQNATLVQSLDVTYDGSPPTSSASIANDSSIASADSINITASDSGSGLAKQMQSGVYYSIDGNSTFSSSKTGLLVLPASALKSGHHSLTFYSVDNVGNKESLKTISFNLSDCSTMPTELVKGVVFADPTLTTTGDGQPLTKYSMPSIDSKIADISSRGFNTISVPFFWSAYSDNPTSTLSEMSKIAASAQNHKLCVIFSNYQSDTGGKFGGHGFPLSVTKNYGTERAFWTDLYANRILTDHGPETIWNIQAAMMRDMISSVDKYSSVTGYEIITRPYVYDLDQYAQLGQYQTYVASQMRSVTAKVIFFDKAEPRTGYNVYVDPEHDSLTKPAVSNVVFAPHFYEGAASGTAEDVQGYVQLASEWNCPLIIGEWADNSLNSTKTSIDSFDSNNAGWIWWSYDPIDSSSLMDADYKTTQNMANLQSAMN, encoded by the coding sequence TTGATCCCATTCAAGTTGATTGCAATAGCCATCACTGCGCTGATAGTAGCTGGCGGAACAGCGGCTACGGTGTTGGTTCCCAAGTCTCAGTCAAACGGGAGCGATAGTACTTCCGGAAATTCGACGCCCCTATCTGTGCTCAGCAGTATACCGTCAGGTGCTGGAGGTCTTATCATTCACTCGGACGGAACAGCAGGCAGCAAGGCAGGCAGCCCCTCCGAAAGTCAGACTACCGTGCAGTCTGGCTCCGAGAACCCTGCTGTTCGAAGCAACTCGACAATCGGCGGAGATGTTTCAGGTGTCAACGAGACGGAGAAGAACTCGACAAGCAACATAATCGGCAATGTTACTCAAGGCGACATCGGCTCGGAGAACGTTACCGAGAGCTCAAACATAACGATCACCGGCCCTGCGCATGGCATGATGTTTGTAGAGGCAACTGGCCCGGCTGGCGCAAAGGTTTCATTTGATAATATCAATGCGACTGACGGATTCGGCCAACCCCTATCTCCTGTTTGCACCCCGGTCACCGGCTCGACATTCCCTCTCGGCACCACAAGGGTTACCTGTTCAGCTACCGATCATCATGGAAGAGCAGCTAGTACAGCTTTTGACGTCATAGTGAGAGATACTACCGCCCCGTCGCTTGTAGCTCCGGACGACATTACCGCACTTGCAACGGGCACGCTGACCAAGGTGTCACTTGGTGGCCCGGTAGTCACCGATGCAGTTGACAGTTCTCCAAAGGTATCCAACGACGCCCCTCCGAATGGATTTCCTGTAGGCGATACCGTTGTAACATGGACAGCGACAGACAGCTCGGGAAACACGCAGACAGCACAGCAGCTGGTCACTATTACTAATGAGTCATCTCAAACTAACGCAAATTCTTCCGAACCATCGACCACCGATGTGCCACAGCTGACGCTGAGCGGCGCATACTATAACGACACCTCGAGTGGCAGGATTTTTGTCGGACCGGCCACCACATTTGCCTTAGGATCAACTACCGGTAATGCCTCGACAGTGAATCATTACAGATACTACCGTTCAGGCGACAGCGGCGACCTTCCTGATTTCGCAAACGGATCTACCTTTACAGTTGCCGGCCACGACGGGGAGTATGTCATAGAGTACTATGGTCAAAATGCAACTCTTGTGCAGAGTCTTGATGTAACCTATGACGGCTCGCCGCCTACCTCTTCAGCGAGCATTGCCAACGATTCGTCGATAGCCTCAGCAGACAGCATTAACATTACTGCCTCAGACAGCGGGAGTGGATTGGCAAAGCAGATGCAGTCAGGGGTCTATTACTCGATCGACGGCAATAGCACATTTAGCAGCTCCAAAACCGGACTTTTGGTCCTTCCTGCCAGCGCGCTCAAATCAGGCCACCATTCGCTGACTTTCTACAGCGTGGACAACGTCGGAAATAAAGAATCGCTCAAGACAATCAGCTTTAACCTTTCCGACTGCAGTACTATGCCGACCGAACTTGTAAAAGGAGTGGTATTTGCCGACCCGACGCTCACCACAACTGGCGATGGGCAGCCGCTTACAAAGTATAGCATGCCATCAATCGACTCGAAAATCGCGGACATCAGCTCCAGAGGCTTCAACACCATTAGCGTGCCATTCTTCTGGTCTGCCTATTCAGATAACCCGACATCCACGCTCTCCGAAATGTCAAAGATTGCCGCGAGTGCTCAGAACCACAAGTTGTGCGTGATTTTCTCAAACTATCAGAGTGACACTGGCGGCAAATTCGGAGGACACGGATTCCCGCTCTCTGTTACCAAAAACTATGGCACAGAGCGGGCATTCTGGACGGATCTTTATGCTAACAGAATCCTCACCGACCACGGGCCGGAAACTATCTGGAACATACAGGCAGCAATGATGCGCGATATGATCTCGTCTGTAGACAAGTACTCCAGCGTGACCGGCTACGAGATAATCACCAGACCATACGTCTATGACCTCGACCAGTACGCTCAACTCGGTCAGTATCAGACTTATGTAGCGTCACAGATGCGCTCCGTCACCGCCAAGGTGATATTCTTCGACAAAGCAGAACCTAGGACTGGCTACAACGTCTATGTCGATCCAGAACATGACAGTCTGACAAAGCCAGCAGTGTCAAATGTAGTATTTGCTCCACACTTCTACGAAGGTGCGGCAAGTGGAACGGCTGAGGACGTGCAGGGATACGTGCAACTCGCGAGCGAATGGAACTGCCCGCTTATCATTGGCGAGTGGGCAGACAATTCCCTGAATAGCACAAAGACCAGCATCGACTCATTTGACTCGAACAACGCTGGCTGGATCTGGTGGAGCTACGACCCAATTGATTCATCGAGCCTGATGGACGCCGACTACAAAACGACGCAGAACATGGCAAACCTGCAATCAGCAATGAACTAA